Genomic window (Acidobacteriota bacterium):
GGCTGGCTCGCAATGGTTCCCTGGTAATCCACTGCGCCTTCCCAGTAGTTCGGCGAGAATTCGAAACGGCTGACGATTTCCTGGGCCGGCAGCAGCGAAGAAGCATTCAAGGAGAGATTCAATGCAGGAACCAGAATCTGCCAGCGCAAGGGATAACGTGCCCCGGTTGCCGGACTCGTCCAGACTCCGGATGGAACCAGCTCGAACTCCCCGGCGGTGAAGTGGCGT
Coding sequences:
- a CDS encoding carotenoid 1,2-hydratase — encoded protein: RHFTAGEFELVPSGVWTSPATGARYPLRWQILVPALNLSLNASSLLPAQEIVSRFEFSPNYWEGAVDYQGTIASQPISGVGYLEMTGYDKPVTDL